In Deltaproteobacteria bacterium, a single genomic region encodes these proteins:
- the nrfD gene encoding polysulfide reductase NrfD yields the protein MESVVVYNVPHFYSGFHTVPFNWMVAVYLFLGGLGAGAFIAGVVAVYINREKYNTISRVGAYVAPLPVILGTALLIFDLDRPYRALSLFWNVHGVSAMSWGAWILMLFSVVAVIYALIHLAEAGSLSAAEPLAGLKKPIEIVGLVLAFATVVYTGVLLSLAYGSRGMFSQMIPVLFTVSAISTGVAAVMLFMSMSSARDNHGINRLGWADSILIAIEISLVGIWLLAMINGSPANRESIQLLTSGPFSMMFWIGFVLVGLIVPLVMELAHIKASKGSSGHGTGTALLASVMVLVGGMVLRYVVLIAGQTPPLT from the coding sequence ATGGAATCCGTAGTTGTTTATAATGTTCCGCACTTCTACTCAGGTTTTCACACTGTCCCCTTTAACTGGATGGTTGCAGTCTATCTGTTCCTGGGTGGATTGGGGGCCGGCGCCTTTATAGCCGGTGTTGTCGCTGTTTATATTAATCGTGAAAAGTATAACACTATCAGTCGGGTGGGGGCTTATGTAGCGCCACTACCTGTAATATTGGGTACGGCATTATTAATATTTGACCTGGACAGGCCCTACAGGGCGCTTAGTCTTTTCTGGAATGTTCATGGTGTTTCAGCAATGAGCTGGGGTGCATGGATACTAATGCTCTTCAGTGTTGTTGCCGTTATTTATGCGCTCATACATTTGGCTGAAGCGGGGAGCCTCTCGGCAGCAGAGCCTTTGGCAGGCCTCAAAAAGCCCATAGAAATTGTCGGTCTCGTACTCGCTTTTGCAACCGTCGTCTATACGGGAGTGCTTCTTTCCCTTGCCTACGGCTCACGGGGCATGTTCAGCCAGATGATACCTGTCCTCTTCACCGTTTCGGCCATATCAACGGGTGTGGCTGCGGTAATGCTCTTTATGTCCATGTCATCGGCCAGAGACAACCATGGAATTAATCGTCTGGGCTGGGCTGACTCCATTCTGATAGCGATAGAAATATCGCTTGTCGGAATATGGCTCTTGGCAATGATTAACGGTTCTCCAGCCAACAGGGAGTCAATTCAGCTTCTTACGAGCGGCCCCTTCAGTATGATGTTCTGGATTGGATTTGTTCTTGTCGGACTTATCGTTCCGCTGGTTATGGAGTTGGCTCATATCAAAGCTTCAAAGGGGAGTTCCGGTCACGGAACAGGAACGGCCCTTTTGGCTTCCGTCATGGTTCTTGTGGGCGGTATGGTTCTTCGTTACGTCGTCTTGATCGCCGGCCAGACACCACCATTGACATAA
- a CDS encoding 4Fe-4S dicluster domain-containing protein, translating to MKRDDNHYTGGKKGAGSNVRFAMLIDLRRCIGCHACSVACKAEYEVPVGRYRSWVKYTDKGKYPNVVRQFLPRLCNHCEHAGCERVCPTSATYKRDDGTVQIEGSKCIGCKYCMLACPYEARFINPVTGTADKCSFCVHRVDEGIVPACVQTCIGEARIFGDVNDPKSEISEYISKHPVKVLNPASGNDPHVYYIGLDEYVESLKGGVTSMAGVDRETCVK from the coding sequence ATGAAAAGAGATGATAATCACTATACGGGCGGAAAGAAAGGGGCCGGCAGCAATGTCCGTTTCGCCATGCTTATTGATCTGAGACGCTGTATCGGTTGCCATGCCTGTTCCGTGGCCTGTAAGGCGGAGTATGAGGTTCCCGTCGGCAGATACCGGTCCTGGGTCAAGTATACCGATAAAGGGAAATATCCCAATGTTGTAAGGCAGTTTTTGCCGAGACTATGCAATCACTGTGAACATGCCGGCTGCGAAAGGGTCTGTCCTACGAGCGCCACGTATAAGCGGGATGATGGCACTGTTCAGATAGAGGGCAGCAAGTGTATTGGCTGTAAATACTGCATGCTTGCTTGTCCCTATGAGGCGAGATTCATAAATCCCGTGACGGGAACGGCCGATAAATGCAGCTTCTGTGTTCACAGGGTGGATGAGGGCATTGTTCCCGCCTGTGTTCAGACCTGCATCGGTGAAGCGCGGATATTCGGTGATGTAAACGACCCGAAGAGCGAGATATCCGAATATATTTCAAAACATCCCGTAAAGGTGCTCAATCCTGCATCGGGAAATGACCCCCATGTTTACTACATCGGTCTCGATGAATATGTTGAAAGCCTGAAGGGCGGCGTGACCAGTATGGCGGGAGTAGACCGGGAGACTTGTGTTAAATGA
- a CDS encoding sigma-54 dependent transcriptional regulator, whose amino-acid sequence MASILIVDDNESIRVTLSILLKNAGHEVFEAKDGREAIERLKGEPYDLVITDLKMGKIGGMEVVKAARASIPPIEVIVVTAYGSIETAVKAVKIGAFDFITKTFETNELLHVVERALERRSFISEVKHAGKAVTNRYSPDSIICKSQGMRKVLDLIERVCEAEATVLISGESGVGKELVAKAIHNNSQRSKGSFVALNCAGLPESLLESELFGHVKGAFTGATANKCGLFEEANGGTIFLDEVGDMPLPIQANLLRVLQEREVRSVGSSKTRKIDVRVISASNQELQELVNQGLFRKDLFYRLNTVNIPVPPLRERREDILPLLDYFLEIYSEKMGRTIPSVSKELIDLLTAYDWPGNVREFGNAVENMLVISKGDYLSPEDLPPYIIKITELKPDLESSASFKSRERSHILESLEKHAWNRTKVAEELGIGRNTLWRKMRAYNIVKE is encoded by the coding sequence ATGGCTTCCATACTTATCGTAGATGACAACGAGTCCATAAGGGTAACGTTATCGATCTTGCTGAAAAATGCCGGCCATGAAGTTTTTGAGGCAAAAGATGGCAGGGAGGCAATAGAGAGACTAAAGGGTGAGCCTTATGACCTTGTCATTACCGATTTGAAGATGGGTAAAATCGGCGGGATGGAGGTAGTCAAGGCGGCAAGGGCCTCTATCCCCCCTATAGAGGTTATCGTAGTCACTGCTTACGGAAGTATAGAAACTGCCGTGAAGGCTGTTAAAATCGGGGCATTTGATTTTATAACCAAAACTTTTGAAACAAACGAACTGCTCCATGTAGTAGAAAGGGCGCTTGAAAGACGATCTTTCATTTCGGAGGTGAAGCATGCGGGAAAAGCGGTAACAAACCGCTACTCTCCCGACAGTATCATTTGTAAGAGCCAGGGTATGCGTAAGGTTCTCGATCTCATTGAGAGGGTTTGTGAAGCAGAGGCAACAGTTCTTATTAGCGGGGAGAGTGGTGTCGGAAAAGAGTTGGTTGCAAAAGCGATACACAACAACAGTCAAAGGAGTAAGGGGAGTTTTGTGGCCCTTAATTGTGCCGGTCTTCCGGAATCCCTCCTTGAAAGCGAACTCTTTGGTCATGTAAAGGGAGCCTTTACAGGCGCCACTGCAAATAAATGCGGTCTTTTTGAAGAGGCCAACGGTGGAACCATATTTCTTGATGAGGTCGGAGATATGCCGCTTCCTATTCAGGCCAACCTGCTAAGGGTGTTGCAGGAAAGAGAAGTGCGCAGTGTGGGCAGCAGTAAAACACGCAAGATAGATGTGAGGGTAATTTCGGCATCTAACCAGGAACTTCAGGAACTTGTCAATCAAGGCTTGTTCAGGAAAGATCTTTTCTACAGGCTCAATACGGTAAACATCCCCGTTCCCCCTCTGCGGGAGAGACGGGAAGATATCCTGCCGCTGCTTGACTATTTTCTGGAAATTTACAGTGAAAAAATGGGGAGAACCATTCCGTCGGTCAGCAAGGAGTTGATTGACCTTCTTACAGCCTATGATTGGCCTGGAAATGTCAGGGAGTTTGGGAATGCTGTAGAGAATATGCTGGTCATTTCAAAGGGAGATTACCTTTCTCCCGAGGACCTCCCTCCTTATATCATCAAAATAACAGAACTAAAACCAGACCTTGAAAGCAGCGCCTCCTTTAAGAGCAGGGAAAGATCACATATATTAGAATCCCTTGAAAAACACGCATGGAACCGTACAAAGGTGGCCGAAGAGCTTGGAATCGGGAGAAACACTCTCTGGAGAAAGATGAGAGCTTACAATATCGTAAAAGAATAA